The genomic segment CATGTAATAAGTGTAAGAAATGTCCACCAACAGTATCATCATCAGTTACAACATTAATTCTTTTTCCATTGTATGCAAAATGGTACCAGTATAAAAGCATAGAACCAAAAGAAGCCATTAATTTATTGATAATTTCTTGTGCTGCAGCTTTTGGATGAGATTCATCTTCTTGATTTAATGCTCCAAGAACAGAACAACCTGTTCGCATAACATCCATTGGATGACAATTTTTTGGTAATTGTTCTAGTGCAATTTTTACACCAGCTGGAATATCTCTATAAGATTTAAGTTTTTCTTTATAAGCTTTTAACTCTTCTTTATTAGGTAGTTCTCCATGAACTATTAAATATGCAATTTCTTCAAATTCAGCTTTTTCAGCAAATTCTAAAATATCATATCCTCTATAATATAAATCATTTCCTGTATTTCCAACTGTACATAATGCTGTACTTCCAGCTGCTACACCTGAAAGGGCAACAGATTTTTTTGGTTTAAACTCTGTACTTGTAGTACTCATATTTTCTCCTTAGTTTGATTTAATTTAAAATAAAATACGAAAAGCTAATTATTTAGCTTTTCCCTTTGAAAATAGTTCATCCATTTTTTGCTCATAAGCATGGTAGTTTAACATATCGTATAACTCCATTCTTGTTTGCATTGTACTAATAACACCTGCTTGTGTTCCTTTATCTTTTAACTCTTGATAAACATTTAGCGCAGCTTTATTCATTGCTCTAAATGCTGAAAGTGGGTAAAGAACCATATCAATTCCAACACTTGCTAACTCTTCAGTTGTAAATAGTGGAGTTGCTCCAAACTCAGTAATATTTGCTAAAACTGGTACAGTCATAGCATCTGTAAACTCTTTGTACTCTTTTAAAGTATGAACAGCTTCAGCAAAAATAGCATCAGCACCAGCTTCAACATAAGCTTTAGCTCTAGCAATCGCAGCAGCTTGTCCTTCGCTTGCATGTGCATCTGTTCTAGCAATAATATAAAAATCTGGATCTAACTCTTTTTTAGCATCAACAGCAGCTCTGATTCTATCACACATCTCTTCAGTAGTTACAAGCTCTTTATTTGGTCTATGACCACATCTTTTTGCAGCAACTTGATCTTCAATGTGCATTCCAGCAGCACCACTTCTAATAAATTCTTTAACAGTACGAGCCACATTAAATGCATGTCCCCAACCAGTATCAGCATCAACGATTAATGGAGTATCACAAATAGAAGTAACTCTTCTAACATCAATACAAACATCTTCAATCATAGTCATACCTAAATCTGGTAAACCATAAGATGCATTCGCAATTCCTCCACCACTTAAATAGATAGCTTTATGTCCTACTTTTGTAGCTTGTAATGCTTGATAAGCATTAATTGTCCCAACAATTTGTAGAGGGTTTGAAGCTTTTAGGGCTTCTCTAAATCTTTTTCCTGCACTTGTCATTTGTATATCCTTTTAAAATATTGTAGAGAAAATTATATCTATTTTGATTTTTTTTGTATGTATGATTTAAAATCTAATTTTACAATTTTTATACATTTTTTATAATTTGAACATAATTTGTTTTTATGTATTATTTTTGTACAATATACGAAAATTTTATTAAAGGAAGCTTATGGATTTTAAAAATTCAATAGAAAAATTTATAGAGATATTTAATCGTTCAAACCTTAGTATTTCAAAATTTGCTAGCTTGATTGATAAAGACAGAAGAACTATAACATCGTGGATTGATAGAGTTAGTAATGTAGAAATAAGTAGCGAAATCCAAAGTAAAATCTGTAAAGAGTTTAGGTATCCAAAGTATATTTGGGAAGATGCTTGTAGTGGTGAAGAGTTTTTGAAGTCTATTACTTCTATACCTCAAAAAGAGGTTAGAATTATAGATGAAGACTACAAAGGAAGACTTCAATATATAATAGAACATGAAAAAAATAGAAGATTTGTAATTCAAGCACAATTCCCAGGACCAATGTATAGAGATAGTGCTGTACGAAAAGTGTACAAAACAACAAATAGTTCTGATATAGAAGATTTAAAACAAGAAAGAATTAACCAAATGTTAAGATATGACTATGATACAACAGAATGGTACTCTATAAAATCGGTTCTTAGCTTTTGTTTTGCAAGTATTGGGAATTTTTTTACAAGAGATGAAAAAATAAAAATATTAGAACTTATGCATGAGCTTTTTAACAATAACTACAATAAAAAACTATTTTTATTTGACTCATTTTCAAGAAAGATATATGGAATGGAGACAACATATATATCTATAAATGTAAAAAATAAAATACTATTTTTTAAATCACCAATAGAGTCTGTTTTTATAGAAATAAGAAATAAAAGCTTAGTTGAAAGAATGCACAAATATTATAGTTCATCAATAGAAGCACCATCTCATGTAAATTTTTTGGATTCTGTAAAGATTTTAAAGATACTTCAAGATGCAGTAAAATACAATAACACAATAACTCAAGCCTATGAGACAATAAACCGTGAAACAAACTATGGAGAGCTTTTTTACAATAATCTTAGTATTGATTTACAAAAAGAGGTAACTCCACCAAGAACAGGGCATAGAAGATATTAAAAAAATTTATAAAAAGGTAAAAAATGAAAATAGTAATTTTAGATAGAAAAACATTAGGATTTGATATAGATGTATCAATTTTTGAGAAATTTGGTAGTGTAATATCTTTTGATGTAACAAACCCAGATGAAACAAAAGAAAGAATTAAAGATGCAGATATTATTTTAACAAATAAGGTTTATGTAGGGAAAAATGAGCTAGATAACTCAAAAGTAAAACTAATTTGTATAACTGCTACAGGTACAAATAATGTAGATTTAATTTATGCAAAAGAAGCAAATATAGATGTAAAAAATGTAGCTGGTTATTCAACTTCAAGTGTTGTACAGCTAGGATTTTCTATGATATTCTACTTTGTACAAAAACTAGACTACTACAAAAAATACGTAGATGATGGGAATTGGCAAAAAAGCGATATTTTTACTCATATAGATATGCCATTTTTTGAACTTGATGGTAAAAAGGTTGGAATTATTGGTCTTGGTGAGATAGGAAGAGATTTTGCAAAAAAAGCTAAAGCTTTTTCTTGTGAAGTGTTTTATTACTCTACAAGTGGCAAAAATGAAAATAGTGAGTACAAAAGTGTAAGCTTAGAAGAGTTGCTAAAAACTTGCGATATTATATCTGTTCATGCACCTTTAAATGATAAAACAAAAGATTTACTAGGATACAAAGAGTTAAATCTTCTAAAAGATGGTGCTATTTTACTAAATCTAGGTCGTGGTGGAATTATAAATGAAACTGATTTGGCAAAAATTTTAGATGAAAAAGAGATTTATTGTGGACTCGATGTTGT from the Aliarcobacter cryaerophilus ATCC 43158 genome contains:
- the prpB gene encoding methylisocitrate lyase gives rise to the protein MTSAGKRFREALKASNPLQIVGTINAYQALQATKVGHKAIYLSGGGIANASYGLPDLGMTMIEDVCIDVRRVTSICDTPLIVDADTGWGHAFNVARTVKEFIRSGAAGMHIEDQVAAKRCGHRPNKELVTTEEMCDRIRAAVDAKKELDPDFYIIARTDAHASEGQAAAIARAKAYVEAGADAIFAEAVHTLKEYKEFTDAMTVPVLANITEFGATPLFTTEELASVGIDMVLYPLSAFRAMNKAALNVYQELKDKGTQAGVISTMQTRMELYDMLNYHAYEQKMDELFSKGKAK
- a CDS encoding D-2-hydroxyacid dehydrogenase, which codes for MKIVILDRKTLGFDIDVSIFEKFGSVISFDVTNPDETKERIKDADIILTNKVYVGKNELDNSKVKLICITATGTNNVDLIYAKEANIDVKNVAGYSTSSVVQLGFSMIFYFVQKLDYYKKYVDDGNWQKSDIFTHIDMPFFELDGKKVGIIGLGEIGRDFAKKAKAFSCEVFYYSTSGKNENSEYKSVSLEELLKTCDIISVHAPLNDKTKDLLGYKELNLLKDGAILLNLGRGGIINETDLAKILDEKEIYCGLDVVTKEPIEQNNPLLSVTNKQRLLLTPHIAWASIEARKRLIEKVAKNIEDFLK